The stretch of DNA AAGGCTCCACGAGAAAGGTAAAAAGCTGTTTGACATATTTCAAATAGGAAAATAGGTCTTATTTTAAACCctcaaagaggaaaaaaataaccagAATGACAGAAAATACGAATAATTGTGCTCAAATTGGATTCTAGGATTGAGATTAATCAGTTCTGTAGTCTTAAATATTAAACATTTGGATAACCTTTTCTTGATTGATCatcttttacatatttttttggcttttaaagATGATGAAATACATTTGTAACCTTATTTATTGCGTTAGTATTTGAAAATCGTGTTCTTTTTGCATATTGAAATATGGTAATGTTGATTTATTCAGACCTTTTTTGTCAATTAAATATTTAGAAATACGTACATTCTGTTGAAATAGATAGATTACATGaattgtgtgtatgtttgaACAAGTGTTTAgtccaaaaaatgtcaataattaCCCCTTCTTGTTTCACACTGTCAAAACGAGTGTGTATTGATTTAATAAGGGAATTATTTTGCCCCTAttgatattttcctttttttggaaaaGCTGAACTAACAGAAAAACACAGTCGCCTAAATAAGTCAACATGTATCCCAATCCCCCCACACAGGATGTTTACTCAGATTGTGAGTATGAGTGAGTGTGTCATTAGCATTAAGCACTTGAAAAGACCCCCGTATAGCCCCCACGAAATGATGGCAATCATATGTAATTAATTGAAGATTGACAGGGAAGCACTGATTTGGCCTCAATTAGAATCacaataatgttaataatagGTTTACGGATGCTAATTTAATATATTTCATGTTAAATCTGAATTGTTTGAGCGCGTTTGCATGGTTGAGGGTCTTATTTTGAAGCCCATTTTAATAGCACTGACCTCATGGAAGGAGCAATAGGGGGGCAGAAGCCAAAATtactgaaataaaaatgaaaacaatgggtATACTATTATAGTACTTCACTGAATAAACCCAAATAATGATGTTCTTATGCATTAGCTGTGTGCTTGTTAAACCCCCGGTGCTGAAATCAAATACCAGTAAGGTGTAAAGTGCTTTTCTTCGTAAAAACGCAGATATAAAAACAGTGGTGCCTCATTAAGACTGGAATCAATTCCAGTTCgcgataaaaaaataagagaacTTGTGTTGGTTTCCTGCAAGTAAGAGGAACTCAAAGTTTGGATGAAACTCGCTCAAAACTAGATCCTTcaaatttatcatttttatttcttccgGGAAATCTGAATTTTATTTTGGAGGCAACTGAACAGGAAGTCACGTTCAAAGTTTATCACTGAAGGGGCtgcaaatgtatttcaaaaACGTTCAAAAATTGTTCTTGGTGGTTCTCAAAGGAGCAGAGGATGTCCAGAGCTGACTGGTCCTTCCTGGAGCACCTGCTGGAGGACGGCCAGGAGTACTCGACGGGCGTCGGCCGCGTCTGGCTCACCGTTCTCTTCCTGTTTCGCATGTTGGTGTTGGGCACGGCGGTGGAGTCCACCTGGGACGACGAGCAAGCCGACTTTGTCTGCAACACGCGGCAACCGGGTTGCACGGCCGTCTGCTACGACAAAGCCTTCCCCATCTCCCACTTCCGCTACTTTGTCCTCCAAGTCATTTTCGTCTCCACGCCCACCGTCTTCTATTTCGGATACGTGGCCATACAGTCCGGCGAGGAGGACGCGGGAGCAAAGGAAGGCCGTGCGGAAGGTGATAAAGACCAGACCAAGCAAAAAGAGGGCGCTCCGAGGAAGGCCGGCGTCGTCGTAGCTCCCAAACTGAAAGGGAAGCTCTTGTGTGCGTACACGTTTAGCATCCTCATTAAGGTTCTGCTGGAAGTGGGCTTCATCCTGGGCTTGTGGTTCCTCTACGACGGCTTCCTGGTGGAGGCAAAGTTCGAGTGCGTGGGCTTCCCATGCCCTCACATGGTGGACTGCTTCGTCTCCCGCCCCACGGAGAAGACCATCTTCACCATCTACACTCAGGCCATCGCCGCCGTTTCCTTGCTGCTCAACTTAGTCGAGCTCCTCCACCTGCTTCAGCTCGCCATTTCGCACCGGCTGAAGAAACGGTACCGCTCCCGGGTTCCGGCGTACTTGCCGCGACCCGCCGGTCCGACGGCGGCCCTCGCGGAAGCCCCGCGGACGCGAGAAGAGACGCCGGAACCCTACAACGGGAGCCCGCCGGTCCCGAGTGAGGCGACGGCCTACACGAACCCCTGCGAGAGCTTCGGCGACCATGTCCTGAAGGTCACCTGGGAATCCCCCGAGGGTCACGGCGATGTGCTTCCTAGCTACATGAACTGCATGGAGGCTATG from Stigmatopora argus isolate UIUO_Sarg chromosome 21, RoL_Sarg_1.0, whole genome shotgun sequence encodes:
- the gja4 gene encoding gap junction alpha-4 protein, with protein sequence MGKFSSLYFPMTRNLFKEGRKSNIRGGRSWRPTKGSTRKEQRMSRADWSFLEHLLEDGQEYSTGVGRVWLTVLFLFRMLVLGTAVESTWDDEQADFVCNTRQPGCTAVCYDKAFPISHFRYFVLQVIFVSTPTVFYFGYVAIQSGEEDAGAKEGRAEGDKDQTKQKEGAPRKAGVVVAPKLKGKLLCAYTFSILIKVLLEVGFILGLWFLYDGFLVEAKFECVGFPCPHMVDCFVSRPTEKTIFTIYTQAIAAVSLLLNLVELLHLLQLAISHRLKKRYRSRVPAYLPRPAGPTAALAEAPRTREETPEPYNGSPPVPSEATAYTNPCESFGDHVLKVTWESPEGHGDVLPSYMNCMEAMQTLHSPRKHYGPKTKHGHPGISKQKHYV